A window of Deltaproteobacteria bacterium contains these coding sequences:
- the narH gene encoding nitrate reductase subunit beta, whose product MDLRAQLSMSFHMDKCIGCHTCSVSCKNVWTSRRGAEYMWWNNVETKPGAGYPLTWEDQERYRGGWEVSGGNLRLKLLKGPGKIRTLANIFFQPNLPTIDDYYEPFTYDYQNLFNAPAGDDQPVARPKSLITGDFMEKIIMGPNWDDDMGGSPLYAANDPNLKGLSESQKEMLTKFHKLFFFYLPRICNHCLNPACVASCPSGAIYKRGEDGIVLIDQDTCRAWRFCVSACPYKKPYYNWANGKSEKCIFCYPRTETGQPNACAHACTGRIRFVGVLFYDADRIEEVAKTPDERLVDAMRDIILDPNDPRVIEEAKKQGIDENWIVAAQNSPAYNLFKKWRIALPNHPEFRTVPMNFYLPPLSPVLHSAKADNGGLFDSESVEFFYSLDKMRIPVRYMANLLSAGNEQVVIESLKKQMAVRLWVRQQRVGDVGESAAKAALSSVGLTPEDAFEIYKLVSLATFQERFVIPETHRETQSTIDPRTMYEKRGTVGFGAKKQEIVSRQW is encoded by the coding sequence ATGGATCTCAGAGCGCAGCTTTCAATGAGCTTTCATATGGATAAATGTATCGGCTGCCACACCTGCAGCGTGTCCTGTAAGAACGTCTGGACATCGCGCAGGGGCGCCGAGTACATGTGGTGGAACAACGTCGAGACCAAGCCCGGCGCCGGCTACCCCCTCACCTGGGAAGACCAGGAGAGGTACAGGGGCGGCTGGGAGGTCTCGGGCGGCAACCTGAGGCTAAAGCTCCTCAAGGGCCCCGGCAAGATAAGGACGCTGGCGAACATATTCTTCCAGCCCAACCTGCCGACGATAGACGACTACTACGAGCCGTTCACCTATGATTATCAGAACCTCTTCAACGCGCCGGCCGGCGATGACCAGCCCGTTGCGAGGCCGAAGTCGCTCATCACCGGCGACTTCATGGAAAAGATAATCATGGGCCCGAACTGGGACGACGACATGGGTGGATCGCCGCTTTACGCGGCGAACGACCCGAACCTCAAGGGGCTTTCGGAGTCGCAGAAGGAGATGCTCACCAAGTTCCACAAGCTCTTCTTCTTCTACCTCCCGAGGATCTGCAACCACTGCCTAAACCCGGCTTGCGTGGCCTCCTGCCCGTCAGGCGCCATCTACAAGAGGGGAGAGGACGGCATAGTCCTTATCGACCAGGACACCTGCCGCGCCTGGAGGTTCTGCGTGAGCGCCTGCCCGTACAAGAAGCCCTACTACAACTGGGCGAACGGGAAGAGCGAGAAGTGTATCTTCTGCTATCCGAGGACCGAGACCGGCCAGCCGAACGCCTGCGCGCACGCGTGCACCGGCAGGATCAGGTTCGTTGGAGTGCTCTTCTATGACGCCGACAGGATAGAGGAAGTCGCGAAGACCCCGGACGAGAGGCTCGTGGACGCGATGAGGGACATAATCCTCGACCCGAACGACCCGAGGGTCATCGAAGAGGCCAAGAAGCAGGGCATCGACGAGAACTGGATAGTCGCAGCCCAGAACTCGCCGGCCTACAACCTCTTCAAGAAGTGGAGGATAGCGCTCCCGAACCATCCGGAGTTCAGGACGGTGCCGATGAACTTCTATCTGCCGCCGCTCTCTCCGGTCCTCCACAGCGCGAAGGCCGACAACGGCGGCCTCTTCGACTCCGAGTCCGTCGAGTTCTTCTACTCGCTGGACAAGATGAGGATACCCGTAAGGTACATGGCGAACCTCCTTTCCGCCGGCAACGAGCAGGTGGTCATCGAGTCGCTGAAGAAGCAGATGGCCGTAAGGCTCTGGGTGCGCCAGCAGAGGGTTGGCGACGTGGGCGAAAGCGCCGCGAAGGCGGCCCTTTCCTCAGTAGGCCTCACGCCTGAGGACGCGTTCGAGATATACAAGCTCGTCTCGCTCGCCACGTTCCAGGAGAGGTTCGTGATACCCGAGACCCACCGCGAGACGCAGTCCACCATCGACCCCAGGACCATGTACGAGAAGAGGGGCACGGTCGGCTTCGGCGCGAAGAAGCAGGAAATCGTATCGAGGCAGTGGTAA
- a CDS encoding MFS transporter: protein MGANLYSQFGFRDLFDLKRADTVILHKTWFAFFLTFFVWFNMAPLATTIAKTSGLTMEELKLLAVCNVALAAPGRFIMAGLTDRFGPRKTLTLIMVAMSVPCLSFAFAGSYGQMLVSRLLLGMVGTGLMAGIHMTSLWFRPRDIGFVQGVEAGLGNWGSSIAAMLMPVLALNVFGSWRLAVAVSGALMLIYGIYFWFTVSDGPDSAFRRSPGKGAAIEVSSWGDLIVALLWTAPITGVLALLVWRAEGMGYIGGEIAAIAYALIAAAVLYQMVRIVSLNLPMLRKGVPERDRYRFTDVGALCLSYVATFGAEVAVISMLPAFLQYGFSLTPQLAGLLGAAFAFLNIFSRALGGYITGRMPAKRGTMLVYLAGVAVSFSLMGLITPEWPVISVLVLMLICALFVTGGCGITYAIVPLIKRRMTGRISGYVGAYGNAGAVVFLVAYTFVDESQFFYLIGAAALSAFLFCLFFMKEPAGAFSKEYQLYCVGKRSAEGGPGRASGVKSPFADRGA, encoded by the coding sequence ATGGGCGCTAACCTTTACAGCCAGTTCGGCTTCAGGGACCTTTTCGATCTCAAGCGGGCCGACACCGTCATACTCCACAAGACCTGGTTCGCCTTCTTCCTTACCTTTTTCGTCTGGTTCAATATGGCCCCGCTCGCTACCACCATTGCGAAAACCTCGGGCCTTACGATGGAGGAGCTTAAGCTCCTTGCCGTCTGCAACGTGGCCCTTGCGGCCCCGGGCCGCTTCATCATGGCGGGCCTTACCGACAGGTTCGGCCCCCGGAAGACCCTTACGCTCATCATGGTCGCCATGTCCGTACCCTGCCTCTCATTCGCCTTCGCCGGCTCATACGGCCAGATGCTCGTCTCAAGGCTCCTCCTGGGCATGGTGGGCACGGGGCTCATGGCCGGCATACACATGACCTCGCTCTGGTTCAGGCCCAGGGACATAGGGTTCGTGCAGGGCGTGGAGGCCGGCCTCGGGAACTGGGGCTCATCCATCGCGGCAATGCTAATGCCGGTTCTGGCCCTTAACGTATTCGGCTCATGGAGGCTCGCCGTGGCCGTGAGCGGGGCCTTGATGCTCATCTATGGGATCTATTTCTGGTTCACCGTATCGGACGGTCCAGACAGCGCGTTCCGCCGGAGCCCCGGCAAGGGCGCGGCCATTGAGGTCTCCTCCTGGGGCGACCTAATAGTGGCGCTCCTATGGACCGCGCCCATAACAGGCGTCCTCGCTCTCCTGGTCTGGAGGGCGGAAGGCATGGGCTACATAGGCGGGGAGATTGCCGCTATCGCGTACGCCCTCATAGCCGCCGCGGTCCTTTACCAGATGGTCCGCATCGTCAGCTTGAACCTCCCCATGCTGAGGAAGGGAGTCCCCGAGAGGGACCGGTACAGGTTCACCGACGTTGGCGCCCTGTGCCTCTCTTATGTCGCCACCTTCGGCGCGGAGGTCGCGGTGATATCCATGCTCCCGGCCTTCCTCCAGTACGGGTTCAGCCTCACGCCGCAGCTTGCGGGCCTACTGGGCGCGGCCTTCGCGTTCCTCAATATCTTCTCGCGGGCGCTCGGGGGATATATCACGGGCAGGATGCCGGCGAAAAGGGGCACCATGCTCGTGTACCTGGCCGGGGTGGCCGTAAGCTTCAGCCTCATGGGGCTCATAACCCCGGAATGGCCGGTAATTTCCGTGCTCGTATTAATGCTGATATGCGCGCTCTTCGTTACCGGAGGGTGCGGCATAACATACGCCATAGTGCCGCTCATAAAAAGGCGCATGACGGGCAGGATATCAGGCTATGTCGGGGCATACGGGAACGCAGGCGCCGTAGTTTTCCTGGTCGCCTACACATTCGTGGATGAAAGCCAGTTCTTTTATTTGATAGGCGCGGCTGCCCTTTCAGCATTCCTTTTCTGCCTCTTTTTCATGAAAGAGCCTGCAGGGGCCTTCTCGAAAGAATACCAGCTTTACTGTGTCGGTAAGCGCTCTGCGGAAGGGGGGCCCGGCCGGGCTTCCGGGGTGAAGTCGCCTTTTGCGGACCGGGGCGCCTGA
- a CDS encoding universal stress protein translates to MKILFCHDGSENAQKALDKTLDLFKLAKPEVVLLMVVEGARDASMENEEIFEKQRSDGHDFLMKTARYITGKGFDVDVILANGDARRMIIETSRNKQPDIMVVSKRGGGILDNMVLGSVSAYVVRHAKCPVLVLHT, encoded by the coding sequence ATGAAGATACTGTTCTGTCACGACGGCTCTGAAAACGCTCAAAAGGCGCTGGATAAGACCCTGGACCTTTTCAAGCTCGCAAAACCGGAAGTAGTCCTCTTGATGGTCGTCGAGGGGGCCCGCGACGCCAGCATGGAAAACGAGGAGATATTCGAGAAGCAGCGCTCTGATGGGCATGATTTCCTCATGAAGACCGCAAGGTACATAACCGGCAAGGGTTTCGACGTGGACGTCATCCTCGCGAACGGCGATGCCAGGAGGATGATAATCGAGACGTCCAGGAACAAGCAGCCAGACATCATGGTAGTATCAAAGCGCGGCGGCGGCATCCTTGACAACATGGTGCTCGGAAGCGTGAGCGCGTATGTCGTCCGCCACGCCAAGTGCCCGGTCCTCGTACTTCATACATAG
- a CDS encoding universal stress protein, producing the protein MKIMFCHDGSERSKAALEKALGLFKHLSPEVFLITVVEEPLDATSHDEESFEKWRATREEDLQEAANRVVEHGLDVDAILAIGDPRKMIIEAAENKNPDILVVARRGAGLLESMVLGSVSSFLVRHAECPVLVIHS; encoded by the coding sequence ATGAAAATAATGTTCTGCCATGACGGCTCCGAGAGGTCCAAGGCCGCCCTTGAAAAGGCCCTCGGCCTCTTCAAGCACCTGAGCCCCGAGGTCTTCCTCATCACGGTCGTCGAGGAGCCGCTTGACGCGACGAGCCACGACGAGGAGAGCTTCGAGAAATGGCGGGCCACGCGCGAGGAGGACCTGCAGGAGGCGGCCAACCGGGTCGTCGAGCACGGGCTTGACGTTGACGCGATACTCGCGATAGGCGACCCGAGAAAGATGATCATCGAAGCCGCGGAGAACAAGAACCCCGACATCCTGGTCGTGGCGAGGCGGGGCGCCGGCCTTCTGGAAAGCATGGTCCTCGGGAGCGTGAGCTCGTTTCTCGTCCGCCACGCCGAGTGCCCGGTTCTCGTCATCCATTCATGA
- a CDS encoding MFS transporter → MQVSDLFKYKNPEIKALHLTWIAFFISFFVWFNMAPLATTMMKSLGWLTMKDVKILAICNVALTIPARLITGMALDKFGPRRVFSVLMVIMAIPALVFAFGNSFAQLLASRLVLSSIGASFVVGIHMTALWFKPKDIGFAEGFYAGWGNFGSAGAAMTLPYIALYLFGGAEGWRYALAVSAIIMAAYGVFYWFAITDGPAGSIHRKPRKVAALEVSTWGDMVKLLISTVPMVGILVILVWRIQNSGYMGAGWAYVCYLVIAAIVIWQLIQVLLVNIPILKKGVPEDDKYPFNSVLALNTTYFANFGAELAVVSMLPAFFEQTWTLSAAQAGLIASSFAFVNLFARPLGGLISDRFTSRKVVMMVYMFGIACGFFFMGLMGSSWPLVLAVIVTICCSVFVQGAEGATFGIIPSIKRRLTGQISGMAGAYGNVGAVFYLFVLTFVSSKQFFFIISAGAFISFVFCLVFLKEPEGGYSEEYHLSSVDKEIEKEMGGLGH, encoded by the coding sequence ATGCAAGTATCAGATCTCTTCAAATACAAGAACCCTGAAATAAAGGCGCTGCATCTCACCTGGATAGCGTTCTTCATCTCGTTCTTCGTATGGTTCAACATGGCGCCGCTGGCCACCACCATGATGAAGAGCCTCGGTTGGCTCACTATGAAGGACGTGAAGATCCTGGCAATCTGCAACGTGGCCCTCACCATCCCGGCCCGCCTCATAACCGGCATGGCGCTCGACAAGTTCGGGCCGAGGAGGGTCTTCTCGGTCCTCATGGTCATTATGGCCATACCGGCCCTGGTCTTCGCCTTCGGGAACTCCTTCGCGCAGCTCCTGGCCTCGAGGCTGGTCCTCAGCTCCATAGGCGCGAGCTTCGTCGTCGGCATCCACATGACGGCCCTCTGGTTCAAGCCCAAGGACATAGGCTTTGCCGAGGGCTTCTACGCGGGCTGGGGCAACTTCGGCTCCGCGGGCGCGGCCATGACCCTCCCGTACATCGCGCTTTATCTCTTCGGCGGCGCCGAGGGATGGAGGTACGCCCTTGCCGTGAGCGCCATCATAATGGCGGCCTACGGAGTCTTCTATTGGTTCGCCATCACCGACGGCCCGGCTGGCAGCATACACAGGAAGCCCAGGAAGGTCGCGGCCCTCGAGGTAAGCACCTGGGGCGACATGGTAAAGCTCCTCATATCGACCGTCCCGATGGTCGGCATACTCGTGATACTGGTCTGGAGGATACAGAATTCGGGTTACATGGGCGCGGGCTGGGCGTATGTCTGCTATCTGGTCATTGCCGCTATCGTCATATGGCAGCTTATACAGGTGCTTCTCGTAAACATCCCGATACTCAAGAAGGGCGTGCCCGAGGACGATAAATACCCCTTCAACAGCGTCCTGGCCCTCAACACCACCTACTTCGCGAACTTCGGCGCGGAGCTCGCGGTCGTCTCGATGCTCCCGGCCTTCTTCGAGCAGACCTGGACATTGTCCGCGGCGCAGGCCGGACTCATCGCCTCTTCCTTCGCTTTCGTGAACCTCTTCGCAAGGCCGCTCGGCGGGCTCATATCAGACAGGTTTACGAGCAGGAAAGTGGTCATGATGGTCTACATGTTCGGCATAGCTTGCGGCTTCTTCTTCATGGGCCTCATGGGTTCGTCGTGGCCGCTCGTGCTCGCGGTCATAGTGACCATATGCTGCTCGGTCTTCGTGCAGGGGGCCGAGGGCGCGACCTTCGGCATAATACCCTCCATAAAGAGGCGCCTTACCGGTCAGATATCCGGCATGGCAGGGGCCTACGGCAACGTCGGCGCCGTCTTCTATCTCTTCGTCCTCACCTTCGTTTCCTCGAAGCAGTTCTTCTTCATAATATCAGCCGGCGCTTTCATAAGCTTCGTCTTCTGTCTCGTGTTCCTCAAGGAGCCCGAGGGCGGCTACTCTGAAGAGTACCACCTCTCCTCGGTCGACAAGGAGATAGAGAAGGAGATGGGCGGCCTCGGCCACTAA
- a CDS encoding ATP-binding cassette domain-containing protein, translated as MLKVSGLAKSYGGQVLFEDVNFTVSPGEKVGIVGRNGHGKTTLFKIILGEVDPDEGGVSYPGHFRIGHLSQRLSFQKPTVLQEAASGLPKNEDWIDETYKAETVLAGLGLREELFEASPHALSGGYQVRLNLAKVLVSEPDVLLLDEPTNYLDILSMRWLKRFLRDWNGALMMITHDRDFMDGVTTHTMGIHRARVRKVSGPTGKLYSQILREEEVHEQTRENDERKRKETEKFISRFRASATKARAVQSRIKALEKKERLEKLADIRELDFSFNEAPFPGKYLLEAKDLSFGFGGGPLLVKDLSFALAKGDRVGIIGKNGRGKTTLLNLLAGELAPLSGTVARSQNTRMAYFGQTNIDRLNPQKTVEEEVLSSHQDLSRGAARKICGAMMFEGDSALKRIEVLSGGERARVLLSKLLVSPANLLLLDEPTNHLDMESVDSLIEAVDAFSGGVLIVTHSELVLNSLATRLIVFDGEAVSVFEGSYAEFLEKVGWESEAVEEVKAVSAARGERPVNRKEKRKLRAEIVSEKGRVLGPIEKRIAEVEGLIVALEKEAEQANQSLLLASERGDGEAISAQSRSYHGARQRIDELFDELESLTIDHESKAKEYERRLRETELE; from the coding sequence ATGCTCAAGGTAAGCGGGCTTGCCAAATCGTATGGCGGGCAGGTCCTTTTCGAGGACGTCAATTTCACTGTTTCACCCGGCGAAAAGGTCGGCATTGTAGGGAGGAACGGCCACGGCAAAACCACCCTTTTTAAGATAATTCTGGGGGAAGTCGACCCGGACGAGGGCGGCGTCTCCTATCCGGGGCACTTCAGGATAGGCCACCTATCGCAGAGGCTGAGTTTCCAGAAGCCGACCGTCCTGCAGGAGGCCGCCTCAGGGCTCCCCAAGAACGAGGACTGGATCGACGAGACCTACAAGGCGGAGACGGTCCTTGCCGGCTTGGGGCTAAGAGAGGAGCTTTTCGAGGCGAGCCCCCATGCTCTTTCGGGCGGCTACCAGGTGAGGCTCAACCTCGCGAAGGTGCTGGTCTCCGAGCCGGACGTGCTTTTGCTTGACGAGCCCACTAATTACCTGGACATACTCTCGATGAGGTGGCTCAAGCGGTTTCTGCGTGACTGGAACGGCGCGCTTATGATGATAACCCACGACCGGGACTTCATGGACGGCGTGACCACCCACACCATGGGCATACACAGGGCGCGCGTAAGGAAGGTCTCGGGCCCGACCGGAAAGCTGTACTCACAGATACTCAGGGAAGAGGAGGTCCACGAGCAGACACGCGAGAACGACGAGCGTAAGAGGAAGGAGACGGAGAAGTTCATCTCGAGGTTCAGGGCCTCCGCGACAAAGGCCAGGGCCGTGCAGTCGAGGATAAAGGCCCTGGAAAAGAAGGAGAGGCTTGAGAAGCTCGCCGATATAAGGGAACTCGACTTCTCCTTTAACGAGGCGCCCTTTCCGGGCAAGTACCTCCTCGAAGCCAAAGACCTCTCGTTCGGCTTCGGCGGCGGCCCGCTACTCGTAAAGGACTTGAGCTTCGCGCTCGCGAAGGGAGACCGCGTCGGCATCATAGGGAAAAACGGCAGGGGTAAGACGACGCTCTTGAACCTCCTTGCCGGCGAGCTCGCGCCGCTTAGCGGCACGGTCGCCAGAAGCCAGAACACCAGGATGGCCTACTTCGGGCAGACGAACATAGACAGGCTCAACCCTCAAAAGACCGTCGAAGAGGAGGTCCTCTCTTCGCACCAGGACTTAAGCCGCGGCGCCGCGAGGAAAATATGCGGGGCCATGATGTTCGAAGGTGACTCCGCCCTGAAGAGGATAGAGGTCCTCTCGGGCGGCGAAAGGGCCAGGGTGCTGTTGAGTAAGCTCCTCGTCAGCCCCGCGAACCTCCTTCTGCTTGACGAGCCCACGAACCACCTTGACATGGAATCGGTCGACTCCCTCATAGAGGCGGTCGACGCGTTCTCAGGAGGGGTGCTTATAGTAACGCACAGCGAGCTCGTGCTTAACTCGCTGGCGACGAGGCTTATAGTCTTCGACGGCGAGGCCGTATCGGTATTCGAGGGCTCCTATGCCGAGTTCCTCGAGAAGGTCGGATGGGAGAGCGAGGCCGTCGAGGAGGTAAAGGCGGTCTCGGCGGCGCGCGGCGAGAGGCCCGTAAACAGGAAAGAGAAGAGGAAGCTCAGGGCCGAGATTGTATCCGAGAAGGGCAGGGTACTCGGCCCTATCGAGAAGAGGATAGCCGAGGTCGAGGGTCTCATCGTCGCGCTCGAGAAGGAGGCCGAGCAGGCAAACCAGTCCCTCCTCCTTGCATCCGAGCGCGGGGACGGAGAGGCGATCTCAGCGCAATCGAGGTCCTATCACGGCGCGCGCCAGAGGATAGACGAGCTCTTTGACGAGCTCGAATCCCTTACTATCGATCACGAGTCCAAGGCAAAGGAGTATGAGAGGCGCCTCCGGGAGACCGAGCTGGAATAA
- a CDS encoding nitrate reductase subunit alpha: MATWIQDEINPGKRGWEEYYRNRWQYDKTVRSTHGNNCTGGCSWMVYVKDGIITWELQAVDYPKLEQSIPPYEPRGCQRGISASWYVYSPVRIKYPYCRGVLLDAWKEARAKHSDPVDAWRSIVENAELHKKIKWSRGKGGFRRFDWDTAAEIIASAHIYTIKKYGPDRIIAFSPIPAMSQISYAAGARYNQLIGGVHLSFYDYYTDLPNAEPEVWGEQTDSCESADWYNTGYCVITGANPNMTRTADCHFVSELRHGGAKLVVCAPDYSQVTKYADNWVPLKPGSDSNFWMGIKHVILKEFFVDRKVPYFESYVRQFTDLPMLVKLQKGKDGWEQGRFLRACELSEYDGEDNPEWKFAMWDEITNKAVIVNGSMGYRWPKDHHSHGKWNLLLREAKTQKNITPSLTLLDHKEDAIEVNFYEVDKPEKYKRQVPVRYVQTKEGKVAVTTVFDLKIAQCGVARKGLSGDYCRNYDDERGFSPAWQERYTGIGRDTIIQIAREFASNAEVTKGRSMIITGSSYNHWYHSNLLYRTAMDALMLCGCVGRNGGGLQHYVGQEKLAPFDSWGQIAHSLDWYRPPRLMNNPSFWYINTNMFKFDGAIADYHNVPDKNALEFEHTVDYNVRAVRLGWMPCFPQFNKSSIAVCEEAQRAGAKSDAEIIDYVVKQLKSGSLEFAMQDPDAPENWPRVWFIWRANALGSSARGQEFFFKYVLGTHNNLIAEEVAKPHVKEMKYRESPLGKLDLLVDLNMRMNTTPTYCDIVLPTAHWYEKEDINTTELHSFVHPMGAAVQPNWEAKSDWEAFKFMSKKFSEIAKKHFQKPVKDIIMSPLMHDTPGEIAQPALGGVKDWKKGECEIIPGKTTQSFTVVERDYANVDKMYTAVGPLQKGKYGFHGVMLEGKELYEDYLNQEHVEKKDVNGQKLISLETAKDAANFVLAFSGTTNGEVSFRQWWEEEHHTGLTKDDYLEARKQARAVHPGIKYLIPDERCHGLAHEMASGNRNVSMTYDDIVAQPKRWLTSPLWTGDTRRGRAYGTWTIQTEQLVPWRTLTGRQHFYLDHPVYLDFGEALSTAKYRLNPAKMNEVEKSDRTDALHLNYITPHSKWAIHSTHYDNLRMLTLSRGGNSIWLNDRDAESVGIKDNDWVEAYNDNGVYVSRAVVSARIPSGSCFAYHSQERTVNIPKAEQRNKIRGGFHNSLTRQRLKPQLLTGGYGQFSYGFNAWGPIVVIRDTTVLVRKMRNQEVKW; this comes from the coding sequence ATGGCTACCTGGATTCAAGATGAGATAAACCCCGGTAAAAGGGGTTGGGAAGAATATTACAGGAACCGTTGGCAGTATGACAAGACCGTGAGGTCCACCCACGGCAACAACTGCACCGGCGGCTGCTCCTGGATGGTCTACGTGAAGGACGGCATCATCACTTGGGAGCTGCAGGCCGTAGACTACCCGAAGCTCGAACAGTCCATACCCCCGTACGAGCCCAGGGGCTGCCAGAGGGGCATTTCCGCCTCCTGGTACGTTTACAGCCCGGTCAGGATCAAGTACCCCTACTGCCGCGGCGTGCTCCTCGACGCCTGGAAGGAAGCCAGGGCGAAACACTCCGACCCGGTCGACGCATGGAGGTCCATAGTCGAGAACGCCGAGCTCCACAAGAAGATCAAGTGGTCCAGGGGCAAGGGCGGCTTCCGCAGGTTCGACTGGGACACCGCCGCCGAGATAATCGCCTCGGCCCATATCTACACCATAAAGAAGTACGGCCCGGACAGGATAATCGCCTTCTCCCCCATCCCGGCCATGTCGCAGATAAGCTACGCTGCCGGCGCCCGCTACAACCAGCTCATAGGCGGCGTGCACCTTAGCTTCTATGACTACTACACCGACCTCCCGAACGCCGAGCCCGAGGTATGGGGCGAGCAGACCGACTCCTGCGAGAGCGCGGACTGGTACAACACCGGCTACTGCGTCATAACGGGCGCCAACCCGAACATGACCAGGACGGCGGACTGCCATTTCGTCTCCGAGCTCCGTCACGGCGGCGCCAAGCTCGTCGTGTGCGCGCCCGACTACTCTCAGGTCACGAAGTACGCCGACAACTGGGTGCCCCTTAAGCCCGGCTCGGACTCCAACTTCTGGATGGGCATAAAGCACGTCATCCTTAAGGAGTTCTTCGTAGACAGGAAGGTGCCGTACTTCGAGTCCTATGTAAGGCAGTTCACCGACCTCCCGATGCTCGTCAAGCTCCAGAAGGGCAAGGACGGCTGGGAGCAGGGCAGGTTCCTCCGGGCGTGCGAACTTTCCGAGTACGATGGCGAGGACAACCCCGAGTGGAAGTTCGCCATGTGGGACGAGATCACCAACAAGGCCGTGATAGTCAACGGCTCCATGGGCTACAGGTGGCCCAAGGACCATCACAGCCACGGCAAGTGGAACCTCCTCCTCAGGGAAGCGAAGACCCAGAAGAACATAACCCCCTCGCTCACGCTCCTCGACCACAAAGAGGACGCGATAGAGGTCAACTTCTACGAGGTCGACAAGCCCGAGAAGTACAAGAGGCAGGTGCCCGTAAGGTACGTGCAGACCAAGGAAGGCAAGGTCGCCGTCACGACGGTATTCGACTTGAAGATCGCCCAGTGCGGCGTCGCGAGGAAGGGCCTTTCCGGCGACTACTGCAGGAACTACGACGACGAGAGGGGCTTCTCGCCGGCTTGGCAGGAGAGGTACACCGGCATAGGCCGCGACACCATCATCCAGATAGCCAGGGAGTTCGCCTCCAACGCGGAAGTGACCAAGGGCCGCTCGATGATCATAACCGGGTCGAGCTACAACCACTGGTACCACTCGAACCTCCTCTACAGGACCGCGATGGACGCGCTCATGCTCTGCGGCTGCGTCGGAAGGAACGGCGGAGGCCTCCAGCACTACGTCGGCCAGGAGAAGCTCGCCCCGTTCGATTCCTGGGGCCAGATAGCCCACTCGCTCGACTGGTACAGGCCGCCGAGGCTCATGAACAACCCGAGCTTCTGGTACATCAACACCAACATGTTCAAGTTCGACGGCGCCATAGCGGACTACCACAACGTCCCGGACAAGAACGCGCTCGAGTTCGAGCACACGGTCGACTACAACGTCAGGGCCGTAAGGCTCGGATGGATGCCCTGCTTCCCGCAGTTCAACAAGAGCTCAATAGCCGTCTGCGAGGAGGCCCAGAGGGCCGGCGCGAAGTCCGACGCCGAGATAATCGACTACGTGGTGAAGCAGCTTAAGAGCGGCTCCCTCGAGTTCGCGATGCAGGACCCGGACGCGCCGGAGAACTGGCCGAGGGTGTGGTTCATATGGAGGGCTAACGCGCTCGGCTCTTCCGCCAGGGGACAGGAGTTCTTCTTCAAGTACGTCCTCGGCACCCACAACAACCTCATCGCCGAAGAGGTCGCCAAGCCCCACGTGAAGGAGATGAAGTACAGGGAGTCCCCGCTCGGGAAGCTCGATCTCCTCGTGGACCTCAACATGCGTATGAACACCACGCCGACGTACTGCGACATCGTGCTGCCGACGGCCCACTGGTACGAGAAGGAGGACATCAACACCACGGAGCTTCACTCCTTCGTCCACCCGATGGGCGCGGCCGTGCAGCCGAACTGGGAGGCCAAGAGCGACTGGGAAGCCTTCAAGTTCATGTCGAAGAAGTTCTCCGAGATAGCGAAGAAGCACTTCCAGAAGCCGGTCAAGGACATCATCATGTCCCCGCTCATGCACGACACGCCGGGCGAGATAGCGCAGCCAGCCCTCGGCGGCGTCAAGGACTGGAAGAAGGGCGAGTGCGAGATAATCCCTGGCAAGACGACCCAGAGCTTCACGGTCGTCGAGAGGGACTACGCCAACGTGGACAAGATGTACACGGCCGTAGGACCGCTCCAGAAGGGCAAGTACGGCTTCCACGGCGTAATGCTCGAGGGCAAGGAGCTCTACGAGGATTACCTGAACCAGGAGCACGTCGAGAAGAAGGACGTGAACGGCCAGAAGCTCATCTCCCTCGAGACTGCCAAGGACGCCGCGAACTTCGTCCTCGCCTTCTCCGGCACTACCAACGGAGAGGTCAGCTTCAGGCAGTGGTGGGAAGAGGAGCACCACACCGGCCTCACGAAGGACGACTACCTCGAGGCGAGGAAACAGGCCAGGGCGGTCCATCCGGGAATCAAGTACCTCATCCCCGACGAGAGGTGCCACGGTCTCGCTCACGAGATGGCCAGCGGCAACAGGAACGTCTCGATGACCTACGACGACATAGTGGCGCAGCCCAAGAGGTGGCTCACCAGCCCGCTCTGGACCGGTGACACCAGGAGGGGAAGGGCGTACGGCACCTGGACCATCCAGACCGAGCAGCTCGTGCCCTGGAGGACGCTCACGGGACGTCAGCACTTCTACCTCGACCACCCGGTCTACCTTGACTTCGGCGAGGCACTTTCGACCGCCAAGTACAGGCTGAACCCGGCCAAGATGAACGAGGTCGAGAAGTCCGACAGGACCGACGCGCTCCACCTGAACTACATCACCCCGCACAGTAAGTGGGCCATCCATTCGACCCACTACGACAACCTGAGGATGCTCACCCTGTCCAGGGGCGGAAACTCCATCTGGCTGAACGACAGGGACGCCGAAAGCGTGGGCATCAAGGACAACGACTGGGTAGAGGCCTACAACGACAACGGAGTCTATGTAAGCCGCGCGGTCGTCAGCGCCAGGATCCCCTCGGGCAGCTGCTTCGCCTACCATTCACAGGAAAGGACCGTGAACATTCCGAAGGCGGAGCAGAGGAACAAGATCAGGGGCGGATTCCACAACTCGCTCACCAGGCAGAGGCTCAAACCTCAGCTCCTGACCGGCGGTTACGGGCAGTTCTCCTACGGCTTCAACGCGTGGGGCCCGATCGTCGTCATCAGGGACACGACGGTCTTGGTGAGAAAAATGAGAAACCAGGAGGTGAAGTGGTAA